The Triticum aestivum cultivar Chinese Spring chromosome 7B, IWGSC CS RefSeq v2.1, whole genome shotgun sequence genome window below encodes:
- the LOC123162116 gene encoding F-box/LRR-repeat protein 14: protein MEDLPEALLTEILKRITRTSDLNSLSLVSKQLYKIEGNQRGAIHVGAGLCTATKALTSLCARFPNLQKVEIDYSGCIPGHGKQLDNKGLFVFSSHCSSLIDLTLSSCSCIDDSGLGCLTYCKTLVSLRLNSIPKITSSGLFSVAVGCTSLSALHLIDCEKIASVEWLEYLGRDGSLEELVVKNCRGINHHDFLKFGSGWMKLQKFEFEMERHDRLPGDVVYDSSYDAHSMDIYDFCCESLKVLRLAHIRTWPELGLRVVLGKCKALEKLCLEYVHALNDNDMIALSRSCSNLKSIKLWLNLQRYSIDVSDWETRTSFTDNSLYALALNCPMLQVVDLSFTPCSPDWPSEIGFTQQGFLALIQSCPIRVLLLNTANFFDDEGMKALSSSPHLETLELIACFAVTDAGMRFLAHTPCLSHLTLRVCHKVTDVGLAELGSAHKLESLVIEYCGEISLQAAQGVAKSVHYSSKFPDYLMY from the coding sequence ATGGAGGACCTACCGGAGGCTCTGCTGACAGAGATTCTCAAGAGGATCACCAGGACAAGTGATCTGAATTCTCTTTCCCTTGTGTCAAAGCAGCTCTACAAGATAGAGGGGAATCAAAGGGGTGCTATCCATGTTGGTGCCGGTCTTTGCACTGCTACAAAAGCACTGACGTCATTGTGCGCCCGGTTCCCAAATTTGCAGAAAGTGGAAATCGATTACTCTGGTTGTATACCTGGACATGGAAAGCAGTTGGACAACAAAGGCCTTTTTGTGTTTTCATCTCACTGTTCCTCGCTGATTGACCTCACTTTGAGCTCCTGCTCATGCATTGATGACTCTGGGCTTGGTTGTTTAACTTATTGCAAGACATTGGTGTCTCTCAGGCTGAACTCCATACCAAAAATAACTTCAAGTGGGCTTTTCTCGGTTGCAGTTGGTTGTACAAGTCTATCTGCTCTCCACCTTATTGATTGCGAAAAAATCGCTAGTGTAGAATGGCTGGAATACCTTGGTAGGGATGGATCGTTGGAAGAGCTTGTAGTGAAGAATTGCAGAGGAATCAATCATCATGACTTCCTAAAGTTTGGTTCAGGATGGATGAAGCTCCAGAAGTTTGAGTTTGAAATGGAAAGACATGATCGTCTTCCAGGTGATGTGGTCTATGACTCCTCGTACGATGCTCACAGCATGGATATATATGATTTCTGCTGTGAGAGTTTGAAGGTTTTAAGGTTGGCGCATATTAGAACTTGGCCAGAATTAGGACTTCGTGTTGTCCTAGGGAAGTGTAAAGCATTGGAGAAGCTTTGCCTTGAGTATGTTCATGCCCTAAATGACAATGACATGATTGCATTATCTCGGAGCTGCAGCAACCTTAAAAGCATCAAACTTTGGCTCAACCTGCAGCGCTACTCTATTGATGTCAGCGATTGGGAAACCAGGACGTCATTTACTGATAACAGCCTTTACGCTCTAGCCCTCAACTGTCCCATGCTTCAGGTCGTAGACCTCAGCTTTACACCATGTTCCCCTGACTGGCCATCAGAAATTGGATTCACACAGCAGGGTTTTCTGGCACTCATTCAGTCCTGCCCAATTCGTGTTCTCCTGCTAAACACCGCCAACTTCTTTGATGACGAGGGGATGAAGGCCCTCTCATCCTCACCACATCTGGAGACACTCGAGCTTATAGCGTGTTTTGCAGTAACTGATGCTGGGATGCGCTTCCTTGCGCACACCCCATGCTTGAGTCATCTCACACTTCGGGTGTGTCATAAGGTTACTGATGTTGGATTAGCTGAACTGGGAAGTGCACATAAGTTAGAGTCTTTGGTCATTGAGTATTGTGGTGAGATCTCTCTGCAAGCTGCGCAGGGTGTTGCCAAGTCAGTTCACTACTCCAGCAAGTTTCCAGATTACCTTATGTATTGA